One part of the Salvelinus fontinalis isolate EN_2023a chromosome 4, ASM2944872v1, whole genome shotgun sequence genome encodes these proteins:
- the LOC129852983 gene encoding myosin-11-like, whose protein sequence is MEEVKLRQDMMKQLEEKDTQLDDMTQEVREKERLLEEKNQIMEQREKLLEEKENQLEEKDKQLKDRDIQLEALRKNLQDKNSQVENFRVLLQEKDLQLEDSNHRLGEKDRLLEERDRLLEEKDKQLEQRDKLLKGKENELKERRQEVEEKDNLLEEREKQLKERDKQLEDVNNENAELAQQICDVKTEVERLRREISAQMTEPGETSDTGSILPVRRRHSKELPPLMGGESSSPDSPVSPSVSELRLVLLGRTGAGRSAAGNTILGREEFGAQASPSAVTQRSKRREGDVCGRRLVLVDTPDWFCPGLSLEEMRQDVGLCVRLSAPGPHAFLLVIPVEPSKGEERGVLERTEDMFGEGCWEHTVILFTHDDVLKEQSIEEFLQAGSQDLQQLVEKSGSRYHVLNIKDRAHGTQVSELLDQVEEMVAGNRERFYSSQTYQEAETQVREMEGKIQRERGERKQREERDLRERLEKEMQDSMEEKDGEIQKLKRNIRILRERITELERQVKEERDEEKKIELEKELKRESDRREEMERKMERFREKTENERREMEERHRQEIEEMMENYEGEARVEAERNLMKIVLPELQSNIMISQTKMQREFSRQMKEKNRQMEEKGGEVERLRQNLKEVSEAHSVLEGRLLQEGRGQRALIGLLGWVRRNSSSWLLHNLT, encoded by the exons ATGGAAGAAGTGAAATTAAGACAGGATATGATGAAACAACTAGAGGAGAAAGACACACAACTGGATGATATGACccaggaagtgagagagaaagagagactccTGGAGGAGAAGAACCAGATAATGGAACAGAGGGAGAAACTATTAGAAGAGAAAGAAAACCAACTGGAAGAGAAAGACAAGCAACTAAAGGATAGAGACATTCAACTAGAGGCACTGAGAAAGAACCTGCAGGACAAGAACAGCCAAGTAGAGAACTTCAGAGTCCTACTGCAGGAAAAAGaccttcaactagaggacagcAACCACAgactgggagagaaggacagactactggaagagagagacagactactgGAAGAGAAGGACAAAcagctggaacagagagacaaaTTACTGAAGGGAAAAGAAAATGAACTAAAAGAGAGGAGGCAGGAAGTAGAAGAGAAAGATAAcctactagaggagagagagaagcagttaaaggaaagagacaaacagctGGAGGATGTCAACAATGAAAATGCTGAACTGG CTCAACAGATATGTGATGTGAAGACTGAGGTAGAGAGACTGAGAAGAGAGATCTCAGCCCAGATGACTG AACCTGGAGAGACGTCAGATACAGGTTCCATACTCCCAGTCAGGAGGAGACACAGCAAGGAGCTTCCTCCACTTA tGGGAGGAGAGAGCAGCAGTCCAGACTCCCCAGTGTCTCCCAGTGTGTCTGAGCTGAGACTGGTGCTGCTGGGGAGGACTGGGGCTGGGAGGAGTGCAGCAGGAAACACCATCCTGGGCAGAGAGGAGTTTGGGGCCCAGGCCAGCCCCTCTGCAGTGACCCAGAGGagtaagaggagagagggggacgtGTGTGGGAGACGGCTGGTGCTGGTGGACACTCCAGACTGGTTCTGTCCTGGACTCTCTCTGGAGGAGATGAGACAGGATGTGGGGCtctgtgtccgtctgtctgcccCGGGACCCCACGCCTTCCTCCTGGTCATACCAGTGGAGCCCtctaagggggaggagagaggggtgctggagagaacagaggatatGTTTGGGGAGGGTTGTTGGGAACACACTGTGATTCTATTCACTCATGATGATGTCCTGAAAGAGCAGAGCATTGAGGAGTTTCTCCAAGCAGGAAGTCAGGACCTCCAGCAGCTAGTAGAGAAAAGTGGGAGCAGGTACCACGTCCTCAACATTAAGGACAGGGCCCATGGCACTCAGGTATCAGAGCTGCTGGATCAGGTAGAGGAGATGGTggcaggaaacagagagagattctACAGCAGTCAGACCTACCAGGAGGCAGAGACCCAggttagagagatggagggaaagatccagagagagagaggagagaggaaacagagggaggagagagacttgAGAGAGAGGCTTGAGAAGGAGATGCAGGATTCTATGGAGGAGAAAGATGGAGAAATCCAGAAGCTCAAGAGAAATATCAGAATTCTCAGAGAacgaataacagaactggagagACAGGtgaaagaagagagggatgaggagaagaaAATAGAGCTGGAGAAGGAGCTGAAGAGGGAGTCTgataggagggaggagatggagagaaagatggagagatttagagagaagacagagaatgagaggagggagatggaggagagacacagacaggagatagaggagatgatGGAGAACTATGAAGGAGAGGCCAGAGTTGAAGCAGAGAGAAACCTGATGAAGATAGTCCTACCTGAGTTACAGAGTAACATCATGATCTCACAGACAAAGATGCAGAGAGAGTTCAGCAGACAGATGAAAGAGAAGAATAGACAGATGGAGGAgaaaggtggagaggtggagagactgagacagaactTGAAAGAGGTCAGTGAAGCTCACTCAGTGTTGGAGGGGAGACTGCTGCAAGAAGGGAGAGGTCAGAGGGCACTGATAGGGTTGTTGGGCTGGGTCAGGAGAAACTCATCAAGTTGGCTTCTCCACAATCTGACATGA